A segment of the Streptomyces pactum genome:
CCGATGCCCCACCCGAATCCGCTCATGGCTGCCGGACGACGCCAGGCAGTACGCCGTCCCGTCCGCCGCCAGCTTCTCGAGCACACCGACGGCACCGGGCACGGGCTCCAGATCCCGTTCGAAGGCGGCGAACACCCGCCCGTGGAACACGTCGTCGAAATCCTCGGGCAACCGCCGGCCCGTCCGATCCAGGATGAGGTCGTGAACCCGGTGCATCGCCGCACCCATGTAGTCCCTGAGGGAGTCGTCGTACGACGTCGGGTGCCCCAGCTCGGTCAGGTAGCCGGCCAGCAGCCGATTGGAGATCGGCTCGCTGTCGACGAGGACGCCGTCGTTGTCGAAGATAACCAGGTCGTAGCTCATACAAAGACAGTAAACGCAGAAAACCCCGCACCGTTTCCGGTGCGGGGTTTCCTCGCAATAATTGTTCGGCGGCGTCCTACTCTCCCACAGGGTCCCCCCTGCAGTACCATCGGCGCTGTAAGGCTTAGCTTCCGGGTTCGAAATGTAACCGGGCGTTTCCCCTACGCTATGACCACCGAAACACTATGAAACAGACAACCAACCCGGTGACCAACACAGGTCTGATTGTTCGTGGTTTCAGAACCAACACAGTGGACGCGAGCAACTGAGGACAAGCCCTCGGCCTATTAGTACCGGTCACCTCCACACCTTGCGGTGCTTCCAGATCCGGCCTATCAACCCAGTCGTCTACTGGGAGCCTTAACCCCTCAAGGGGGTGGGAGTCCTCATCTCGAAGCAGGCTTCCCGCTTAGATGCTTTCAGCGGTTATCCCTCCCGAACGTAGCCAACCAGCCATGCCCTTGGCAGGACAACTGGCACACCAGAGGTTCGTCCGTCCCGGTCCTCTCGTACTAGGGACAGCCCTTCTCAAGACTCCTACGCGCACAGCGGATAGGGACCGAACTGTCTCACGACGTTCTAAACCCAGCTCGCGTACCGCTTTAATGGGCGAACAGCCCAACCCTTGGGACCGACTCCAGCCCCAGGATGCGACGAGCCGACATCGAGGTGCCAAACCATCCCGTCGATATGGACTCTTGGGGAAGATCAGCCTGTTATCCCCGGGGTACCTTTTATCCGTTGAGCGACGGCGCTTCCACAAGCCACCGCCGGATCACTAGTCCCGACTTTCGTCCCTGCTCGACCCGTCGGTCTCACAGTCAAGCTCCCTTGTGCACTTACACTCAACACCTGATTGCCAACCAGGCTGAGGGAACCTTTGGGCGCCTCCGTTACTCTTTAG
Coding sequences within it:
- a CDS encoding HAD family hydrolase; its protein translation is MSYDLVIFDNDGVLVDSEPISNRLLAGYLTELGHPTSYDDSLRDYMGAAMHRVHDLILDRTGRRLPEDFDDVFHGRVFAAFERDLEPVPGAVGVLEKLAADGTAYCLASSGSHERIRVGHRKTGLNRWFDDERIFSSQDVGRGKPAPDLFLHAAERMGVTPERCVVIEDSPLGVRAAVAAGMDVYGFTAMTPAARLAGATRLFGGMGELADLLVR